The following proteins come from a genomic window of Sphingosinicella flava:
- a CDS encoding hybrid sensor histidine kinase/response regulator has translation MPAFTFASGTRQPLARAWLAFAIGIAFLLTALILIRSVASPAFTAAFCAGALAAAAFILLRESRNAAVPEAPAPFADLKLVRSVMDGASSAMALSGPDGALLCANEAYCELTGGLHPPDDDDAGLADPETVRAAGDLARLEGAFSFRATDRNGRSAIGHVQRAGQGGSFLLWSFTLAGGTDLAIEAERMLTGEAGSRMGDAGLMAALVDDQGIVIAANRAFAGRATGQSDGIATGAPLIDLLLATENGQFFYAVEGASGPPLRIVQMPVGEGDGHLTLFLILEDGTAGLSGLMQDDRGNVNALLDMLPLGLALVNVDGRFVYLNKAFRKAAGLSNDARPIYPGDLVVDEDKGSVSDLVRRFARGPSMSSDMAVRLKSSPDEPVALTVAGARGLGDATVLLSLKDNSEEDRLKRQVAQATKMQAVGQLAGGVAHDFNNILTAILGHCDLMLMRHTPGDSDYDDIQQIRSNSNRAAGLTRQLLAFSRQQTLRPQVLQLPDVVAEVSNLLKRLLGETVTLQTKHGRNLGAVRADPGQLEQVIVNLAVNARDAMPQGGSLTIQTFGVSAGDVRRMGHDVLPIGDYTALRVTDTGTGIPPAVMSKIFEPFFTTKEIGKGTGLGLSTVYGIVKQSGGYIFADSEMGRGTTISIYLPVDRSGPSRPNRSKVKESGELWGSGTILLVEDEAMVRAVAERALTRHGYTVLSAENGEAALEILAAAERVDLMISDVVMPTMDGPTTVREARKTHPDLPILFISGYAEEQLRKSIDLENVAFLAKPFSVQKLAEAARDALRHK, from the coding sequence GTGCCGGCATTCACTTTCGCGTCAGGTACCCGGCAACCCCTCGCCCGCGCGTGGCTGGCCTTCGCGATCGGCATCGCCTTCCTCCTGACGGCGCTCATCCTCATTCGCTCCGTCGCCAGCCCTGCCTTCACGGCCGCGTTCTGCGCCGGAGCCTTGGCGGCCGCGGCCTTCATTCTGCTTAGGGAAAGCCGGAATGCGGCCGTTCCCGAAGCACCGGCTCCCTTCGCCGATTTGAAACTCGTCCGGTCGGTAATGGACGGCGCGTCGTCGGCCATGGCGCTGTCCGGCCCGGACGGGGCCTTGCTCTGCGCCAACGAAGCCTATTGCGAACTGACCGGCGGCCTTCATCCGCCGGACGATGATGATGCGGGACTGGCCGATCCCGAAACGGTCCGCGCCGCCGGGGATTTGGCACGGCTCGAGGGCGCATTTAGTTTCCGCGCCACCGATCGCAACGGCCGCTCCGCGATCGGCCACGTGCAGCGCGCGGGGCAGGGCGGGAGCTTCCTGCTCTGGTCCTTCACACTGGCAGGCGGCACCGATCTCGCGATCGAGGCGGAGCGCATGCTGACGGGCGAGGCGGGTTCTCGCATGGGCGATGCGGGCCTGATGGCCGCGCTTGTCGACGATCAAGGCATCGTCATCGCCGCCAATCGCGCCTTTGCCGGCCGCGCTACCGGGCAAAGCGACGGGATCGCGACCGGGGCGCCGCTCATCGATCTCCTGCTCGCTACGGAAAACGGCCAATTCTTCTATGCGGTGGAGGGCGCGAGCGGGCCGCCGCTTCGCATCGTCCAGATGCCGGTGGGCGAGGGCGATGGACACCTCACCCTGTTCCTTATTCTGGAGGATGGCACCGCCGGCCTTTCCGGCCTGATGCAGGACGATAGGGGCAATGTGAACGCGCTCCTCGACATGCTTCCGCTCGGCCTCGCGCTCGTCAATGTCGATGGGCGCTTCGTCTACCTGAACAAGGCGTTCCGCAAGGCGGCGGGGCTTTCGAATGACGCGCGGCCAATCTACCCGGGCGATCTCGTCGTCGATGAGGACAAGGGATCCGTCTCCGATCTTGTCCGCCGCTTCGCGCGCGGTCCGTCGATGTCGAGCGACATGGCCGTCCGCCTGAAATCCAGCCCGGACGAACCGGTGGCGCTCACCGTGGCGGGCGCGCGCGGCCTCGGCGACGCGACGGTGCTTCTCTCCCTTAAGGACAATAGTGAGGAAGACCGGCTGAAACGGCAGGTCGCCCAAGCGACGAAGATGCAGGCCGTGGGGCAGTTGGCGGGGGGCGTCGCGCACGATTTCAACAATATCCTGACGGCCATTCTCGGCCATTGCGATCTGATGCTGATGCGGCACACGCCCGGCGACAGCGATTATGACGATATTCAGCAGATCCGGTCCAATTCGAACCGCGCGGCCGGTCTCACGCGCCAGCTTCTTGCTTTTTCCCGCCAGCAGACGCTGCGGCCCCAGGTGCTCCAGCTTCCCGACGTCGTCGCCGAAGTGTCGAACCTTCTGAAGCGGCTGCTCGGCGAAACGGTGACGCTGCAGACGAAGCATGGGCGCAATCTCGGCGCAGTGCGCGCCGATCCGGGCCAGCTCGAGCAGGTCATCGTCAACCTCGCCGTCAATGCGCGCGACGCCATGCCGCAGGGGGGCAGCCTCACCATCCAGACCTTCGGTGTATCGGCGGGCGACGTCCGCCGGATGGGTCACGACGTTCTTCCCATCGGCGATTATACCGCCTTGCGCGTGACCGACACCGGGACCGGCATTCCGCCCGCGGTGATGAGCAAGATTTTCGAACCCTTTTTCACGACGAAGGAAATAGGGAAGGGGACGGGCCTTGGCCTTTCCACCGTCTACGGCATCGTCAAGCAATCGGGCGGCTATATTTTCGCGGATTCGGAAATGGGGCGCGGAACCACCATTTCCATTTACCTGCCCGTCGACCGTTCAGGCCCCAGCCGCCCAAATCGGAGCAAGGTGAAGGAAAGCGGCGAACTTTGGGGCAGCGGCACAATCTTGCTCGTCGAGGATGAAGCGATGGTGCGCGCGGTGGCCGAACGCGCGCTTACCCGCCATGGCTACACCGTCCTTTCGGCCGAAAATGGCGAAGCGGCGCTCGAAATCCTCGCCGCCGCCGAACGGGTGGATTTGATGATTTCCGATGTCGTCATGCCGACGATGGACGGCCCCACCACGGTTCGTGAAGCGCGCAAGACGCATCCCGACCTGCCGATATTGTTCATCTCGGGCTATGCTGAGGAGCAGCTTCGCAAGTCGATCGACCTTGAAAATGTCGCCTTCCTCGCAAAACCCTTTTCGGTTCAAAAACTTGCGGAAGCCGCCCGCGATGCGCTTCGTCACAAATAA
- the recA gene encoding recombinase RecA, with amino-acid sequence MVASLKIVESGRKSEDMDKQKALEAALAQIDRAFGKGSAMKLGSREAIQMEAISTGSLGLDIALGIGGLPKGRIVEIYGPESSGKTTLALHAAAEAQRGGGTVAFVDAEHALDPVYAKKLGVDIDELIVSQPDTGEQALEIADTLVRSNAVDVLIVDSVAALVPRAEIEGEMGDSHVGLQARLMSQALRKLTGSISKSKCLVIFINQVRMKIGVMYGNPETTTGGNALKFYASVRLDIRRTGQIKDRDDIIGNTTRVKVVKNKVAPPFKQVEFDIMYGEGISKIGEILDLGVKAGIVEKSGAWFSYDSIRIGQGRENAKTYLKENPELAARLEGAIRGRTDEVSDALMTGPDEGDDL; translated from the coding sequence ATGGTGGCATCCTTGAAAATCGTCGAATCCGGCAGGAAATCAGAAGATATGGATAAGCAAAAGGCTCTCGAAGCGGCGCTGGCGCAGATCGATCGCGCGTTCGGCAAGGGGTCGGCGATGAAACTGGGTTCGCGTGAGGCGATCCAGATGGAGGCGATCTCGACGGGCTCCCTGGGCCTCGACATTGCGCTAGGCATCGGTGGCTTGCCCAAGGGCCGTATCGTCGAAATTTACGGGCCGGAAAGCTCGGGCAAGACCACGCTCGCTCTCCATGCCGCGGCCGAGGCGCAGCGCGGCGGGGGCACGGTGGCTTTCGTCGATGCCGAGCACGCGCTCGATCCGGTCTATGCCAAGAAGCTTGGCGTCGACATTGACGAGCTGATCGTATCGCAGCCGGATACGGGCGAGCAGGCGCTGGAAATCGCCGATACGCTCGTGCGCTCCAATGCCGTCGATGTGCTGATCGTGGACTCGGTCGCCGCGCTCGTTCCTCGTGCCGAAATCGAGGGTGAGATGGGCGACAGCCATGTCGGTCTTCAGGCGCGTCTCATGAGTCAGGCGCTCCGCAAGCTCACCGGCTCCATCTCCAAGTCGAAGTGCCTGGTGATCTTCATCAATCAAGTGCGCATGAAGATCGGCGTCATGTACGGCAATCCGGAGACGACGACCGGCGGCAACGCGCTCAAATTCTACGCGTCCGTCCGCCTCGACATCCGCCGCACCGGCCAAATCAAGGATCGGGACGACATCATCGGCAACACGACCCGCGTGAAAGTGGTGAAGAACAAGGTCGCGCCGCCGTTCAAGCAGGTCGAATTCGACATCATGTATGGCGAGGGCATTTCCAAGATCGGCGAAATTCTCGATCTCGGCGTCAAGGCCGGGATTGTCGAGAAATCGGGCGCATGGTTCAGCTATGACTCGATCCGCATCGGTCAGGGCCGTGAGAATGCCAAAACCTACCTGAAGGAAAATCCGGAGCTTGCAGCCCGGCTCGAAGGCGCCATCCGCGGACGGACAGATGAGGTGTCGGACGCGCTGATGACTGGCCCGGACGAAGGGGACGATCTCTGA
- a CDS encoding DUF2062 domain-containing protein has translation MGTRIGTWLARNAPRREDLAENRLIRPFAGRVLRSDLWRFTRRSVPRAVGLGLFVGIFLMIPGLQIIGAALVSVPFRANIPVAAAMTFLSNPATTPFILIASIGVGNMLGFHADTATFYALYERGAGAGEWLSWLASDAAPAMVVGLAVISAAAALFGYFVSQLGWRWWTGQKWRRRQLRSALPPGLGPEAEGEC, from the coding sequence CTGGGAACACGTATCGGCACCTGGCTCGCCAGGAACGCTCCAAGGCGTGAGGATCTGGCTGAAAACCGCCTGATCCGGCCTTTTGCGGGACGCGTCTTGCGCAGCGATTTGTGGCGCTTTACCCGCCGGTCCGTGCCGCGCGCGGTGGGACTTGGCCTGTTCGTCGGAATCTTCTTGATGATTCCGGGTCTCCAGATCATCGGCGCGGCATTGGTTTCCGTACCGTTTCGCGCCAATATTCCCGTAGCGGCGGCGATGACGTTCCTAAGCAATCCGGCGACGACGCCTTTCATCCTCATCGCGTCGATCGGCGTGGGTAACATGCTCGGCTTCCATGCCGATACCGCCACTTTCTATGCCCTTTACGAACGCGGCGCTGGCGCGGGTGAATGGCTGTCGTGGCTGGCATCCGATGCTGCGCCGGCGATGGTGGTGGGCCTTGCCGTCATTTCCGCCGCGGCGGCGCTCTTCGGCTATTTCGTCTCGCAATTGGGATGGCGATGGTGGACCGGCCAGAAGTGGCGCCGCCGCCAACTTCGCTCCGCTCTCCCGCCCGGCCTCGGTCCTGAAGCCGAAGGGGAATGCTGA
- the dapA gene encoding 4-hydroxy-tetrahydrodipicolinate synthase codes for MFRGSIPALVTPFRDEAFDEEAFRAFVEWQIAEGSHALVPCGTTGESATLSAGEQARVIRACVEQAAGRVPVIAGCGGNNTQSVIALMQSARDAGADAALVVAPYYNRPNQDGVFAHYEALAAASDLPIVLYTVPGRTVTDIKPETVARLATVKGVVGIKDASGDLGRVSAHRLSCGTGFAQLSGNDDMTLGYMAMGGVGAISVTANVAPRLCADFQNACLEGRWPEALDLQDRLYPLHAALFTDASPGPIKYALNKIRPEFSSELRLPMTPPSEASRKAVDAALAHAGLV; via the coding sequence ATGTTCCGCGGCTCGATCCCGGCTCTGGTGACGCCCTTTCGCGACGAAGCGTTTGACGAGGAGGCATTTCGCGCCTTCGTCGAATGGCAGATCGCGGAAGGAAGCCACGCGCTCGTTCCCTGCGGCACCACCGGCGAATCCGCGACCTTGTCGGCTGGAGAGCAGGCGCGGGTGATCCGCGCTTGCGTTGAGCAGGCCGCTGGCCGCGTCCCCGTCATCGCCGGTTGCGGCGGCAACAACACCCAAAGCGTCATCGCGCTGATGCAATCGGCGCGAGACGCTGGCGCCGACGCCGCGCTCGTGGTCGCGCCTTATTATAACCGCCCGAATCAGGACGGTGTCTTCGCCCATTACGAAGCGCTGGCTGCGGCGAGCGATTTGCCGATCGTCCTTTACACCGTTCCTGGACGGACGGTGACGGACATCAAGCCGGAAACGGTAGCCCGCCTCGCTACGGTTAAGGGCGTCGTGGGAATCAAGGACGCGTCGGGCGATCTCGGCCGCGTCAGCGCGCACCGGTTGAGCTGCGGCACCGGCTTTGCGCAGCTGTCGGGCAATGACGACATGACCCTCGGCTATATGGCGATGGGCGGGGTGGGGGCGATTTCCGTCACCGCAAATGTCGCGCCGCGCCTGTGTGCCGATTTCCAAAATGCCTGCCTGGAAGGGCGCTGGCCCGAAGCGCTCGATCTCCAGGATCGGCTATACCCGCTCCACGCGGCCTTGTTCACGGATGCTTCACCCGGTCCGATCAAATATGCGCTCAACAAAATCCGTCCCGAATTCTCATCCGAGCTGCGCTTGCCCATGACACCCCCTTCCGAAGCCAGCCGCAAGGCGGTCGACGCCGCGCTCGCGCATGCCGGCCTCGTCTGA
- the smpB gene encoding SsrA-binding protein SmpB, translating to MARPRPEEFDKKKVVAENRRARYDYAVQDKYEAGIALTGTEVKSLRFGEGSIGESYAEVKDEEVWLINANIPEFSHGNRFNHEPKRPRKLLLNQRQIAKLHGAVAREGMTLVPLSIYFNGRGRAKVELALAKGRKAPDKREYQKEKDWKREQGRLLRQHG from the coding sequence ATGGCGCGCCCCCGTCCCGAAGAGTTCGACAAGAAGAAGGTCGTCGCCGAAAACCGGCGCGCGCGCTACGATTATGCCGTGCAGGACAAATATGAAGCCGGAATCGCGCTGACGGGTACGGAAGTGAAGTCGCTCCGGTTCGGCGAAGGGTCGATCGGCGAAAGCTATGCGGAAGTGAAGGATGAAGAGGTCTGGCTGATCAACGCCAATATTCCCGAGTTCAGCCACGGCAACCGTTTCAATCATGAGCCGAAGCGCCCGCGCAAGCTTCTGCTCAACCAGCGTCAGATCGCCAAGCTGCACGGTGCGGTGGCCCGGGAAGGCATGACCCTCGTGCCGCTCTCCATCTATTTCAACGGCCGCGGACGGGCGAAGGTCGAGCTCGCGCTTGCCAAGGGCCGCAAGGCGCCGGACAAGCGCGAATATCAAAAGGAAAAGGATTGGAAGAGGGAGCAGGGCCGCCTGCTAAGGCAGCATGGCTGA
- the greB gene encoding transcription elongation factor GreB — translation MSDRPNYITPAGYRALRAEYDRLFAIERPQLVETISWAAGNGDRSENGDYIYGRKKLREIDRRLGWLSKRMKAARVIEPSQQDGSRVLFGATVTLADEDDNERIVTLVGEDEADAGSGRISWHSPIARAVRGAMIGDVRRVNLPAGEREYEVISIRYE, via the coding sequence GTGAGCGATCGCCCGAATTACATAACGCCGGCGGGCTATCGCGCCCTCCGCGCGGAATATGACCGCCTGTTCGCCATCGAGCGGCCGCAGCTGGTCGAAACGATCAGCTGGGCCGCCGGCAACGGCGACCGGTCCGAGAATGGCGATTATATTTACGGCCGGAAGAAGCTGCGCGAGATCGACCGGCGACTGGGCTGGCTATCCAAGCGGATGAAGGCTGCCCGGGTGATCGAACCCAGCCAGCAGGATGGCAGCAGAGTGCTGTTCGGCGCCACTGTCACCTTGGCGGACGAGGACGACAATGAGCGGATCGTGACCCTAGTCGGTGAAGATGAGGCCGATGCGGGTTCTGGGCGGATCAGCTGGCACTCTCCAATCGCTCGCGCAGTGCGCGGGGCCATGATTGGGGACGTACGGCGGGTTAATCTTCCCGCTGGCGAGCGAGAATATGAGGTGATTTCGATCCGGTATGAATAG
- a CDS encoding lytic transglycosylase domain-containing protein translates to MHKKAMTLTLLAASVAAVASTGPVALQKILPAATQAAQIAPSTPGPAVTAPQAQTSAPSFAANQAIAQWNSLRQSSSQPFSSYYSFLTTYRGFPGETALRRDAERALDPAVTPASNIVAFFRIHPPLTPSGHAKYALALKGLNSGEADAAARTAWASGVLPAADESRLLGAFGPILTSADHDRRMETLLDNGDTASALRTLPYASAARRAIYDARIALQTRAPDAAAKVAALGAAASGEGGLLMDRANWFRATGQSLAARNLLAMRHTFTSRPANPEKWFETMLTMAKGAAADSQWQSAYQIASQVDDAYAPNTDISEKSYGERDEYTSLTWLAGSTALHRLGRPIDAIGMFERYGRAARSPQTRAKGFYWAARAASQAGQAERGAQLLNLAAAYPDQFYGQLAMEKLGRPIPAPSPTDRVTPTPEARAAFARRPIVEATRLLGMLGRREDQALFIRALSEQLTTDEEHALADEFARQIARPDLGVWVARNARSKGSTVYTLANFPTVPVPPAYDRHWTLANAITRQESSFDRTAQSHVGARGMMQLMPGTAREVAGQLGMPYDLSRLTGDPQYNVMLGSKYFADLMARYGNFAPMAVAAYNAGPGNVNKWIRANGDPRLPGADVVRWIEDIPFQETRNYVQRVLENAVVYDTIHPQRVQLQAQNHPSNYLGGARQVR, encoded by the coding sequence ATGCATAAGAAAGCAATGACCCTTACTTTGCTCGCGGCCTCGGTTGCCGCTGTCGCTTCGACCGGTCCGGTCGCTCTCCAAAAGATATTGCCGGCCGCTACGCAGGCCGCGCAAATTGCGCCATCGACGCCGGGGCCGGCCGTCACGGCGCCGCAAGCGCAAACTTCCGCGCCGAGCTTCGCCGCCAATCAGGCGATCGCGCAGTGGAACAGCCTGCGGCAGAGCAGCAGCCAGCCCTTCTCCTCTTATTACAGCTTCCTCACCACCTATCGCGGCTTTCCGGGCGAGACGGCCCTGCGGCGTGACGCCGAGCGGGCGCTCGATCCGGCTGTGACCCCGGCAAGCAATATCGTCGCCTTCTTCCGCATTCACCCGCCGCTCACCCCAAGCGGCCACGCCAAATATGCGCTGGCGCTGAAGGGTTTGAACAGCGGCGAAGCGGACGCCGCGGCGCGCACGGCCTGGGCCAGCGGCGTTCTGCCCGCTGCGGACGAAAGCCGCCTGCTTGGCGCGTTCGGGCCGATCCTAACGTCCGCCGATCACGACCGGCGGATGGAGACCCTGCTCGACAATGGGGATACGGCGAGCGCGCTGCGCACCTTGCCTTACGCCTCGGCCGCGCGGCGGGCGATTTACGATGCGCGCATCGCGCTCCAGACCCGCGCGCCTGACGCCGCTGCCAAGGTCGCGGCGCTTGGTGCGGCCGCGTCCGGCGAAGGCGGCCTGCTGATGGACCGCGCCAACTGGTTCCGCGCCACCGGCCAGAGTCTTGCCGCGCGCAACCTGCTCGCCATGCGCCACACTTTCACAAGCCGGCCCGCCAATCCGGAAAAATGGTTCGAAACCATGCTGACCATGGCGAAGGGCGCGGCGGCCGACAGCCAGTGGCAGTCCGCCTACCAGATTGCGAGCCAGGTCGACGATGCCTATGCGCCGAACACGGACATCAGCGAGAAAAGCTATGGCGAGCGCGACGAATATACGAGCCTGACCTGGCTCGCCGGGTCGACGGCTTTGCACCGGCTCGGCCGCCCCATCGATGCCATCGGCATGTTCGAACGCTATGGCCGCGCCGCCCGATCGCCCCAGACGCGCGCCAAGGGCTTCTATTGGGCCGCGCGCGCCGCGAGCCAGGCGGGCCAGGCCGAGCGCGGCGCGCAGCTCCTCAATCTCGCCGCGGCCTATCCGGACCAATTTTACGGCCAGCTCGCGATGGAGAAGCTGGGGCGCCCGATCCCGGCACCCTCGCCAACCGACCGGGTGACGCCGACGCCGGAAGCCCGCGCCGCCTTCGCCCGCCGTCCGATCGTCGAGGCCACGCGCCTGCTCGGCATGTTGGGGCGGCGCGAGGACCAGGCCCTGTTCATTCGGGCGCTATCCGAACAGCTGACCACCGACGAAGAACATGCGCTGGCCGACGAATTCGCCCGGCAGATCGCGCGGCCCGACCTCGGCGTCTGGGTGGCCCGCAACGCGCGAAGCAAGGGGTCGACAGTCTATACGCTCGCCAATTTCCCGACCGTGCCGGTGCCGCCCGCCTACGACCGGCATTGGACGCTTGCCAACGCGATCACCCGCCAGGAAAGCTCGTTCGACCGTACCGCGCAGAGCCATGTCGGCGCGCGCGGGATGATGCAACTGATGCCGGGAACCGCGCGCGAAGTGGCAGGGCAGTTGGGCATGCCTTACGACCTGTCCCGCCTGACCGGGGATCCGCAATATAACGTCATGCTCGGCAGCAAATATTTCGCCGATTTGATGGCACGCTATGGCAATTTCGCGCCGATGGCCGTCGCCGCTTACAATGCCGGGCCGGGCAATGTGAACAAGTGGATACGCGCCAATGGCGATCCGCGCCTGCCCGGCGCCGACGTGGTGCGCTGGATAGAGGATATCCCGTTCCAAGAGACGCGCAACTATGTGCAGCGGGTGCTCGAAAATGCGGTGGTGTACGACACCATTCATCCGCAGCGGGTACAGCTTCAGGCGCAGAACCATCCGTCCAACTACCTCGGCGGTGCGCGGCAGGTCCGCTGA
- the aspS gene encoding aspartate--tRNA ligase, which yields MHAYRTHTCAQLRSGDVGNQVRLSGWIHRKRDHGGVLFIDLRDHYGLTQIVANAGTEALRILDGLRAESVVTITGKVVARGPEAANSNLATGEIEVHAEDVVTQSSAQELPMPVAGEAEYPEDIRLRYRYLDLRRERIHQNIVLRSNVISSIRRRMIDQGFTEFQTPILTASSPEGARDYLVPSRVHPGKFYALPQAPQMFKQLIMVAGFDRYFQIAPCFRDEDARADRSPGEFYQLDFEMSYVTQDDVFNAIEPVLHGVFEEFANGRSVSPLPFKRIPYRESMLKYGNDKPDLRNPILITDVSDHFRGSGFGLFDKIVGGGGVVRAIPALGTADKSRKFFDDMNDWARSEGHAGLGYITQKNGELGGPIAKNHGEEATRKLIAELGLGPNDGIFFAAGKEAQAAKLAGLARTRVGEQLGLVDENRFEFCWIVDFPMFEYDEEAKKVDFSHNPFSMPQGELEALETKDPLDILAYQYDIVCNGVELSSGAIRNHRPDIMYKAFEIAGYSQEDVDTNFSGMINAFKFGAPPHGGSAPGIDRIVMLLANEPNIREVILFPMTQKAEDLMMNAPAQVTAKQLRELHIRVVEPPRAG from the coding sequence ATGCACGCCTATCGCACCCACACCTGCGCCCAGCTCCGCTCCGGAGACGTAGGCAATCAGGTCAGGCTTTCCGGTTGGATTCACCGGAAACGCGATCATGGCGGCGTGCTCTTCATCGATCTGCGTGATCATTACGGCCTGACGCAGATCGTCGCCAATGCGGGCACGGAGGCGCTCCGCATCCTCGATGGCCTGCGCGCCGAATCGGTCGTGACGATCACCGGCAAGGTGGTGGCGCGCGGGCCGGAAGCCGCCAATTCGAACCTCGCGACGGGTGAGATCGAGGTGCATGCGGAGGATGTCGTCACCCAATCGTCCGCGCAGGAACTTCCGATGCCGGTCGCGGGCGAGGCCGAATATCCCGAGGATATCCGCCTCCGCTACCGCTATCTCGACCTCCGCCGGGAGCGCATCCACCAGAATATCGTGTTGCGCTCCAATGTGATCAGCTCAATCCGCCGCCGCATGATCGACCAGGGCTTCACCGAATTCCAGACGCCGATCCTGACCGCCTCGTCGCCGGAAGGCGCCCGCGACTATCTGGTGCCGAGCCGCGTCCATCCCGGCAAATTCTATGCGCTTCCCCAGGCACCGCAGATGTTCAAGCAGCTGATCATGGTGGCTGGCTTTGATCGTTATTTCCAGATCGCGCCCTGCTTCCGCGACGAGGACGCCCGCGCGGACCGCAGCCCGGGCGAATTCTACCAGCTCGATTTCGAAATGAGCTACGTCACGCAGGACGATGTTTTCAACGCCATCGAGCCCGTCCTCCACGGCGTGTTCGAGGAATTCGCGAACGGCCGCAGCGTGTCGCCGCTCCCCTTCAAGCGCATTCCCTACAGGGAATCGATGCTGAAATACGGCAACGACAAGCCGGATCTTCGCAACCCGATCCTGATCACCGACGTGTCGGATCACTTCCGGGGTTCGGGCTTCGGCCTGTTCGACAAGATCGTTGGCGGCGGCGGCGTGGTCCGCGCCATCCCGGCCCTGGGCACGGCCGATAAGAGCCGCAAATTCTTCGATGATATGAACGACTGGGCACGTTCGGAGGGCCATGCCGGCCTTGGCTATATCACCCAGAAGAATGGCGAGCTTGGCGGCCCGATCGCCAAGAACCATGGCGAGGAAGCCACGCGCAAGCTGATCGCAGAACTCGGCCTTGGCCCGAATGACGGCATTTTCTTCGCGGCGGGCAAGGAAGCCCAGGCCGCGAAGCTCGCCGGTCTCGCCCGCACCCGCGTCGGCGAGCAGCTTGGCCTCGTCGACGAGAACCGCTTCGAATTCTGCTGGATCGTCGATTTCCCGATGTTCGAATATGACGAGGAAGCGAAGAAGGTCGACTTCAGCCACAATCCCTTCTCGATGCCGCAGGGCGAGCTGGAAGCGCTGGAAACCAAGGATCCGCTCGACATCCTCGCTTATCAGTATGACATCGTCTGCAACGGCGTGGAGCTGTCCTCGGGCGCGATCCGGAACCATCGTCCGGACATCATGTACAAGGCGTTCGAAATCGCCGGCTACAGCCAGGAAGATGTCGACACGAACTTCTCGGGGATGATCAACGCCTTCAAGTTCGGCGCACCGCCCCACGGCGGCTCGGCGCCGGGCATCGACCGCATCGTCATGCTGCTCGCCAACGAACCGAACATCCGCGAAGTCATCCTCTTCCCGATGACGCAGAAAGCCGAAGACCTGATGATGAACGCCCCGGCGCAAGTCACGGCGAAGCAGCTCCGCGAACTCCACATCCGCGTCGTCGAACCGCCGCGGGCAGGCTGA
- a CDS encoding DUF488 domain-containing protein, with amino-acid sequence MQIFTIGYEGATQAELIAALQDAGVERVIDVRAVPLSRRPGFSKNVLANGLREAGIDYVNLKALGTPPEGREAARKGKQDVLERVYAAQLDTPEAGLDAARMIALAEEKPSALLCFERDYRGCHRTLLWQSVLPDAEVVDLMPNATRAAAG; translated from the coding sequence ATGCAGATATTCACCATCGGCTACGAAGGCGCCACCCAGGCGGAGCTTATCGCTGCATTGCAGGACGCAGGCGTCGAGCGGGTCATCGATGTCCGGGCCGTGCCCTTGTCGCGCAGACCCGGTTTTTCAAAGAATGTGCTGGCCAACGGTCTGCGGGAAGCGGGGATCGATTATGTCAACCTCAAGGCCCTTGGCACTCCTCCGGAAGGACGGGAAGCCGCGCGAAAGGGAAAGCAGGACGTGCTGGAGCGCGTCTATGCCGCTCAACTCGACACACCCGAGGCCGGACTTGATGCCGCAAGGATGATCGCGCTGGCGGAGGAAAAACCATCCGCTTTGCTCTGCTTCGAACGCGACTATCGTGGGTGCCATCGCACGCTGCTCTGGCAATCGGTGCTGCCAGATGCCGAGGTCGTAGACCTTATGCCCAACGCCACCCGCGCCGCCGCCGGATAA
- a CDS encoding response regulator yields MSNSRSILVVEDEPLIAMMLEDFLESLGHKCVAIAESVEEAMIRIDEGGFDVAIMDVHLKNERIWPVADRLAQEGRPFILATGGHIEPPPAEHAGAPVLAKPYTVDAIDPAINAALAERTL; encoded by the coding sequence GTGAGTAACAGTCGTTCCATTCTCGTCGTCGAAGACGAACCTCTCATCGCCATGATGCTCGAGGATTTTCTCGAATCCCTCGGGCACAAATGCGTCGCCATTGCCGAAAGCGTGGAGGAGGCGATGATCCGCATCGACGAGGGCGGTTTCGACGTCGCGATCATGGACGTTCATTTGAAGAATGAACGGATCTGGCCGGTCGCCGATCGCCTCGCGCAGGAAGGTCGTCCCTTCATTCTCGCGACCGGCGGCCATATCGAGCCTCCGCCCGCCGAGCATGCCGGGGCGCCGGTGCTTGCCAAACCCTATACGGTTGATGCGATTGACCCGGCGATCAACGCCGCGCTCGCGGAACGTACGCTCTGA